Within the Micrococcales bacterium genome, the region TCGATGACGGCCTGCGTGGCCGGGGCCTGGCTCTGGAACGTGACGATGCGCAGCGGCTTCTTCTTGTTCTCCACGCAGTTCGCGGACATCTCCGTCAGTTGCGAGTACTGCACGCTGCCGTCCAACACCGTGATCTTGCGCCCGCAGAGGTTGCGCGGGCCGAAGCGCTTCTTGGCCGGCGGCCGCACCGCCAACTGCGATCCGGAGCGGTAATACGTGAGCATGTTGGCGTTCTGCAGGTCATTGTCGTCGACGGACAGTGCTGAGATGGCGGCCTCGAAGCGCCCGGCGGCGACACCCGGGACCAAGAGCGCAAAGGCGTCCTCGCTGAACTGGGCACGCAGTCCGAGGCGCTGCGCGACGGCACGGATCAGGTCGAGGTCGGCGCCCACCGCCTCACCCCGGTTGAGGTACTCCATGGGTGGGTAGCTGGGGTCGATGCCGACGGTGAGCAGGCCGTCCTCGCGGATCTTGTCCGGCACCTTGGCGGCCAGTCCACTGACCGGACCGGCGTTGCTCGGGCTGGCCTGCGGCTGCGAGGCGCCCTGCTGGCACCCGGACAGCGCGACGGTGAGTGCCGCCAGGCACGCCACACCCATGCTCGCTCGACCGCGCAGCCTCATCCGAAGTCCCTCTTGTCGACAACTGCCCACCATTGTGCCCAAGCGCCTGTGGAAAGATGACACCGCCATCGCAAACACCGAGGACGACCTGTGGACCTAGAGAACGACCCTGCATTCCCCCTGCACAAGCGCGGCAAGATCGAGGTGCGACCCACCGTGCGCGTACGTGACGGTGCGGGCCTGGCTCTGGCCTACACGCCAGGGGTGGCGCGGGTGTCCGAGGCGATCGCCCAGCACCCGGAGTTGGTCTACGACTACACCTGGAAGGCCAACACGGTCCTGGTCGTGACCGACGGAACGGCCGTGCTCGGCCTCGGCGACATCGGCCCGGCGGCGGCTCTGCCGGTCATGGAGGGCAAGGCCCTGTTGTTCAAGGAGTTCGCCGGGGTGGACGCCGTCCCGATCTGCCTGGACACCACCGACAGCCAGGAGATCATCGAGACGATCGTGCGGCTGGCGCCCGCCTTCGGCGGCGTCAATCTCGAGGACATCTCGGCGCCCAGGTGTTTCGAGATCGAGCGCCTTCTGCAGGAGTGTCTCGACATTCCGGTCTTCCACGACGACCAGCACGGCACGGCCATCGTGGTGATCGCCGCGCTGGAGTCCGCCGCTCGACTCACTGGCCGCGTGTTCGCCGATATGCGCGTGGTCGTCTCCGGTGCCGGTGCGGCCGGCGTGGCGGTGTCGAACATGCTGCTGGCTGCCGGGGTGCGGGACGTGTGCGTCTGCGACTCGCAGGGGTTGCTGGGACCTGGCCGGGAGAACCTGACCGGGGTGAAGGCCGACCTCGCGGCGCGCACGAACCCGCGGGGGCTGTCAGGTCCCATCGACAACGCGCTGGAGGGCGCGGACGTCTTCATCGGCGTCTCCGCCGGGAAGGTCTCCGAGGCCGCGATCTCGGGCATGGCCGACGACGCCATCGTCTTCGCGCTGGCCAACCCGCACCCGGAGGTGGATCCGGCAGTCGCCGGCAAGTACGCGGCGGTGGTGGCGACCGGGCGAAGCGACTTCCCGAACCAGATCAACAACGTCCTCGCCTTCCCGGGTGTGTTCCGGGGGGCGCTGGACGTGCGCGCGACCAGGATCACGACCGGCATGCAGATGGCTGCCGCCGACGCGCTCTCCGAGATCGTCGGGGACGAGGTGGCTGCGGACTACATCGTGCCGTCGGTGTTCGACAGGCGGGTGGCTGGGCGGGTGGCCGAGGCCGTGGCCGCTGCTGCCCGTGCGGAGGGCGTCGCGCGGGTCTGAGCCCGGTCAGCCGACGGGGACCTGGGGCAGCGTCTCGAGTCCCACCGCCAGGCGTTCCTCGGTGACCTCCTCGTCGACCATGCGGCCGTTGAGGTAGTCGTCGTAGGCCGTGAGGTCGAAGTGGCCGTGACCGCACAGCGCGGTGAGGATCACCGTCTCCTCGCCGGTCTCGCGGGCCTGCTTGGCCTGCCGGATGGCCAGCGCCAGTGCGTGTGTCGGTTCCGGGGCCGGCACGATGCCCTCCGTGCGGGCGAACTGCACGGCTGCGGCGAAGCACTCGGTCTGCGGGACGGCCTCGGCGCTCATCAGTCCCTGCTCGTACACGTGGCTGATCAACGGCGCCATCCCGTGGTAGCGCAGGCCACCCGCGTGGATGGGGTCGGGCACGAAGTCGTGGCCGAGTGTGTGCATCTTCATCAGCGGGGTCATGCCGGCGGTGTCGCCGAAGTCGTAGGCGTAAACCCCGCGGGTCAGCGAGGGGCAACTCATCGGTTCCGCGGCGATGATCTCCGGAGCGATCCGCCCCGCGAGCTTCTCGCGCAGGAAGGGGAACGACAGGCCCGCGAAGTTCGACCCGCCGCCGGTGCACCCGACGATGTGGGTCGGGGTGTCGCCGGCCATCTCCATCTGCAACAGGGCCTCCTCGCCGATCACGGTCTGGTGCAGCAGCACGTGGTTGAGTACCGAACCGAGCGCGTAGCGCACCTGCGGGTTCTGTGCGGCCACCTCGACCGCCTCGGAGATCGCAATGCCCAGCGAACCCGAGTGGTTGGCCGGGTCGGCGCCCAGCGTGCGCCCGGCCTCGGTGAGGTCGGAGGGGGAGCGGTGGACCGAGGCACCGAAGGCCTCGATCATCAGTCGGCGGTACGGCTTGGAGTCGTAGGACGCTCCCACCTGCCAGACCTCGCACTCCAGGCCGTACAGGGCGCAGGCGAAGGCCAGGGCCGTGCCCCACTGTCCAGCGCCGGTCTCAGTGGTCAGCTTGCTCACGCCTTCGGCGGCGTTGTAGTACGCCTGCGGGACCGCGGTGTTGGGCTTGTGCGATCCGGCGGGCGACACGCCCTCGTACTTGTAGTAGATGCGCGCGGGGGTGTCGAGCGCCTGCTCGAGGCGGTGTGCGCGGAACAAGGGCGTGGGCCGCCACTGCCGGTAGACGTCGAGCACGCCGCCCGGGATGTCGATGAAACGCTCGCCGCTGACCTCCTGCTCGATGAGCGCCAAGGGGAACAACGGCGCGAGGTCCTCGGGCCCGACTGGCTGCATCGTGCCCGGGTGCAGCGGAGGTGGGGGCGGGGCCGGCAGGTCCGGGATGATGTTGTACCAGGCCGTGGGGATCTGGTCCTCGGTCAGCAGGTACTTGTGCTGGCGGATCGTGTCGTCCATCGGTGGCCCTCTCCTCGCTTGCATGGAACGCTACCGACGTGCGTGTGACGCGGATCACCTGGGTCGGCGTTGGGTGGGGTTCGTGCAGTCCGGTGGGGTTCGTGCAGTTGGTTGACGTTCAGCGCGCGACGAGCGTCAACCAACGGCACGAGCGTCAACCAACGGCACGAGCGTCAACCAACGGCCCGAGCGTCAACCAACGGCACGAGCGTCAACCAACGGCACGATGCTCCCGCACCACTGCCAGGAAGGCTTCGACATCCTGTGCGGTGGTGTCCCAGGAGCACATCAGCCGCACCTCGTCGGGGCCCTCCCAGGGGTAGAAGTGGAACCGCTCCTGCAGGGCCGCTGCGTCCGGCATCGTGGCGAAGACCGCGTTGACCTCGACGGGCTGCGTGATCGTCACCCCGGTGTCGGCCAGACCCTCCGCGAGCCGCTGGGCCATCGCGTTGGCGTTCTGCGCGGTACGCCGCCACAGGTCGTCGGACAGCATCGCGAGGAACTGCGCGGCGAGGTACCGGTGCTTGCTGATCAACTGCGTGGTCGCCTTGCGCACCCACTTGACCTGCTCGGCGAGTTCGGGTGTGCGGAACACGACAGCCTCGGCGCCCATCAGGCCGTTCTTCGTGCCGCCCACACTGACCACGTCCGCGTCGAACATCTCGGCGACCTCGCCGAGCCCGCAGCCGAGCGCGACTGCGGCGTTGGCCAAGCGGGCGCCGTCGACGTGGATGCGCATGCCGAGGCGGCGGGCTTCGGCGGCCAGCGCAGCGGCCTGGGTGGCTTTGTAGACGGTTCCGTACTCCGTTGACTGGGTCACCGACAAGACGGTGGGTTGCACGGCGTGCTCATCGCCCAGGCGCTCGCACACCCCGGCCAGTTGCTCGGCGTGCAGCCGTCCGTCGGCGGTCGGCAGAGCCACCAGTTTCGAGCCGAGGATGCGTTCGGGGGCGCCGCCCTCATCCACGTTGATGTGCGCCACCTGGCTGCAGACCACCGCATCCCAGGGACGCGTCAGGCACGCCTGCAGTGCGATGAGGTTGGCGCCGGTGCCGTTGGCCACCAGCACGGGGACGGTATCAGGACCGAACACCTCACGCAGCGCGTCCTCCGCACGGCGGGTCCAGGCATCGTCCCCGTACGCACTGGCGTGTTCGGTATTGGCCTCGGCCAGTGCGGCCATGACGTCGGGGTGCACACCACTGTGGTTGTCGCTGCCGAAGGAGATCACCACTCCATAGTGCGGGAGGCACACTGCGGGTAACGCCGCAGGTCCGGTGCGCCGATAAGGGGGAGGAAGGGCACGCGCGTCTGCCCACCGCAGGGGAGTTGGCAGGCGACTCGACGGTCGTCATGCGCGGGGGGCTGCGGTGGTTGTCATATCGTGTCGGCCATGCTCGCCGTGTTTGCCTCCGCGTTTGATTCCGACGATCCGCTGAACGCGTTGGAGGTCGGTGAACGACCCGATCCGCAGGTTCCGGACGGATGGGTCGCCGTGCGGGTCAAGGCCGCGTCCCTGAACCATCACGACCTGTGGAGCCTGCGGGGGGTCGGGTTGTCGTCAGCGGCCCTGCCGATGATCCTGGGCTGCGACGCCGCTGGGGTCGACCCCGAGGGCCGGGAGGTGATCGTCCACTCCGTGATCGGGTCGGCGTCCGCAGGTGGCGGTGACGAGACGCTGGATCCGTCCAGGTCGCTGCTCAGTGAGAAGCAGCAGGGCACGTTCGCCGAGTGGGTCGTCGTGCCGCGGGAGAACCTGCTGGCCAAACCCGCGGCTCTGAGTTTCGAGCAGGCTGCCTGCCTGCCCACCGCGTGGCTGACGGCCTACCGGATGCTCTTCAGTCGCGGCCACCTGCAGCCGGGGGAGACGGTGCTGGTGCAAGGCGCTGGCGGCGGCGTGGCCAGCGCGGCCATCATGCTGGCCCGGCACGCCGGTGCCCGGGTGTGGGCCACCACCCGGGACAAGGGGGATTTTGCCCTCGAGATGGGCGCGCATGCGGTCTTCGACTCCGGGCAACGGTTGCCTCACCGCGTGGACATGGTCATCGAGACCGTGGGTGCGGCCACGTGGTCGCACTCCGTGCGCAGCCTGCGCCCCGGGGGGCGGATCGTGGTCAGCGGTGCCACGACCGGCGGTCAGCCGCCGGCCGACCTCGCCCATGTGTACTTCCGGCAGTTGAGCATCATCGGTTCCACGATGGGCACCGCCGCGGAACTCCGGCGGCTCATCGACATGTGCGAAGCCACGGAACTGCGCCCACCCATCGACGCCGAGTACCGGTTGGCGGACGCCCGTGAGGCCTTCGCCCGACTGGCTGCCGGGGACGTGCGGGGGAAACTGGTGTTGACGGTCTAGTGCGTCATTCCTCGTCGTCGCGCGCGAGCCACGTCGCCAGGCGTTCGATGGCGTTCTCGTCGCCGGGGTGCAGGTCGACGAACACCCGCAACTGATCGGTGAGCCACTCGATGCCGAAATGCTCGCCCTCCCGGCGTCGGGCCAGTTCCTCGATACCTCGGTCGCTGTCGTACATCAGCCGCCGAGGGCCTCGCTGACGATCTGGGCCTGTTCGGCCTCATGCGCCTTGTGCGAGCCGGTGGCAGGGGACGCCGACGGTGGCCGGGAGACGCAGTTCAGGTCCCGCCCGCCCAGTTCGGGCGAGAGGTTCACGGAGATGTACTGCCAGGCGCCTTGGTTGAACTGCTCCTCCTGCACCCAGACGAGCTCGGCGTCGTCCGGGTACTGCTCCAGAGCCGCGCGGATCTCATCGACGGGAAGCGGGTACAGCCGCTCGAGACGCACGATGGCGACGTCGTCGCGCCCGGCCTTCTGGCGACCGGCGAACAGGTCCCAGGTGACCTTGCCGGAGCACATCAGCACCCGGCGAACGCCCTGCGCGTCGATGCTGTCGTCGCTGATGACGGGCCGGAAGTAGCCGCTGGTGAAGTCGTCGGCCCTGGACGTGGCCGTCTTGAGGCGCAGCATGGATTTCGGAGTGAACACGATCAGCGGCTTGTGGTGCGGGGCCTTCGCGTGCCAGCGCAGCAGGTGGAAGTAGCTGGCCGGGGTGCTGGGCATGGCCACGGTCATGTTGTTCTGTGCCGACAACTGCAGGTAACGCTCCACGCGGGCCGACGAGTGGTCCGGCCCCTGGCCCTCATAGCCGTGCGGCAGCAGCATGACGATGCCGGAGAGCTGCCCCCACTTCTGTTCGCCGCTGGAGATGAACTCGTCGGTGATCGTCTGGGCGCCGTTGGCGAAGTCGCCGAACTGCGCCTCCCACAGCACAAGCGCGTCGGGGTTCTGCACCGAGTAGCCGTACTCGAAACCGAGAGCGGCGAACTCGCTGAGCATCGAGTCGTAGAGGTAGTACCGGCCCTGGTCGGCAGACAGGTGGTGCAGCGGGAAGTACCGCTCCTCTGTCACCCGGTCGACGATGACGGCGTGCCGCTGGCCGAACGTGCCGCGGCCGCTGTCCTGCCCGGTGAGCCGCACGTCGCGGCCTTCCATGAGCAGGGAGCCGAACGCGATGGTCTCGCCCATGGCCCAGTCGATGGTGCCGTCCTCGACCATCTGTGCGCGCCGCTGCAACTGCGGCTTCAGCCGGGTGTGGACGGTGATCCGCTCGGGCAGCGATACCTGCGTGTCCACGATGCGTTTGAGGGTCTCTTCGGAGATCGCGGTCTCCACGTGAGCCGGGTACTCCACGACGGTGACCGGTGCGGTCTCCTCCGGGTGGGACATGGCCTCGCGGGTCTCGGAGAACACCCGCTCCAGTTGCGCCTGATAGTCCTGCAGCGCCTGCTCGGCCTCTTCCTGCGACAGGTCGCCGCGCTCGATCAACGACGAGGTGTAGAGCTTGCGCACGGAACGCTTCTGGTCGATGAGCTGGTACATCTTCGGGTTGGTCAGCGACGGGTCGTCGGCCTCGTTGTGCCCGCGCCGCCGGTAGCACACCAAGTCGATGACGACGTCCTTCTTGAAGGCCTGCCGGAAGTCGAAGGCCATCCGGGCCACTCGCACGCAGGCCTCGGGGTCGTCACCGTTGACGTGGAAGATCGGCGCCTGCACCGTCCGGGCTACGTCCGTGGCGTACACCGAACTGCGACTGCTCTCCGGGGGGGTGGTGAAGCCCACCTGGTTGTTCACGATGATGTGCACGGTGCCGCCGGTGCGGTAACCGCGCAGTTGCGAGAGGTTCAACGTCTCGGCCACCACACCCTGGCCCGCGAAGGCCGCGTCACCGTGCATCAGCACCGGGATCACCGGGAAGTCCTCGCCGCGGTCGAGCAGATCCTGCTTGGCCCGCACGATGCCTTCGAGCACGGGGTTGACCGCCTCGAGGTGGCTGGGGTTGGCGGCAAGGTAGACCGTGATCTCCTTGCCGCTTTCGGCGGTGTACGTGCCTTCGCTGCCCAGGTGGTACTTGACGTCGCCCGAGCCCATGACGGAGTCGACAGTGCCGCCCTCGAACTCACGGAAGATCTGCGCGTAGCGTTTGCCCGCGATGTTGGCCAGCACGTTGAGCCGGCCCCGGTGGGGCATGCCGATGGCCACCTCGTCGAGGTTGTGCTGCGCGGAGGCCTCCAGGATCTCGTCGAGCACGGCGATGGTCGATTCCGCACCCTCGAGCGAGAAGCGTTTCTGGCCCACGTACTTGGTCTGCAGGAAGGTCTCGAAGGCCTCGGCCGCGTTGAGCCGGCGCAGGATCTGCATCTGTTCCTGGCGCGTCGGGGGGCTGTACGGGCGTTCCACGTGCTGCTGGATCCAGAAGCGCTGCTCGGGGTCCTGGATGTGCATGTACTCCACGCCGATGGTGCGGCAGTAGGAGTCGCGCAGGACACCGAGGATGTCGCGCAGCTTCTTGAACGGCTTGCCGCCGAAGCCGCCGGTGGCGAACTCGCGGTCGAGGTCCCACAGGGTGAGCCCATGACTGGTCACGTCGAGGTCGGGGTGGGCCCGCTGCTTGTACTCGAGGGGGTCGATGTCGGCCATGAGGTGCCCACGCACGCGGTAGGCGTGGATGAGTTCCTGCACGCGAGCGGTCTTGGAGATCTCGTCGTCGTGGGCCAGTGCGATGTCCTGTGCCCAGCGGATCGGCTCGTAGGGGATGCGCAACGAGCGGAAGACGTTGACGAAGAAGTCCTCCTCGCCGAGCAGAAGTTGATGCATGCGGCGCAGGAATTCCCCGCTCTGGGCGCCCTGGATGATGCGGTGGTCGTATGTCGAGGTCAGGGTGATGATCTTGCTGATGCCCTGGCGAACGATGGTCTCGACCGCGGCCCCCTGGAACTCCGCGGGGTACTCCATGGCCCCGACGCCCACGATGACGCCCTGTCCGGGCATGAGCCGCGGAACCGAGTGCACCGTCCCGATCGTGCCCGGGTTGGTCAGGCTGGCGGTCGTCCCGGCGAAGTCATCCACCCCGAGCTTGCCCATCCGGGCCCGGTGGATGAGGTCTTCATAGGCGTGCCGGAACGCAGCGAAGTCCATGTCCTGGGCGTTCTTGATGGACGGCACGAGCAGTTGCCGGGTGCCGTCCTTCTTCGTCATGTCGATGGCGATGCCCAGCCCGATCGACTCGTGCTGGACGACCGCGGGCTTGCCGTCGACCTCCGCGTACGAGACGTTCATGCTCGGTATGGACTTCATTGCCTGCACCATCGCGAAGCCGATGAGGAGGGTGAAGCTGATCTTGCCCTGGCGCTTGCGCTTCAGGTGGTTGTTGATCACCACCCGGTTGTCGACCAGCAGTTTCGCGGGGACCGCCCGCACGCTGGTCGCGGTCGGCACCCCCAGGCTGGCCTCCATGTTGGTGACGACCCGGGCGGCCGGTCCACGCAGGACGCTGGCCTCCTCCTTGCTGACCTGGGGTGCGGCCGGCTTGACGGCAGGGACAGCCGGGGCGGCTTTCGGAGCCCTGGACTGTTCGATCTTGGACCGCAGGGCAGCGGCACGGGCCGGGTCGGAGGGGACGTAGTCGGCGAAGAAGTCCCACCAAGCGGGGTCGACGGAGTGCCGGTCCTGCAGGTACTGCTCGTACAGTTCGTCGACGAGCCATTCGTTTGCGCCGAAGGCACTGTTTGCGTCAGTGGTCACGGGAGCCCCTGGGGTCGATGCACATGCCGACCACCAGCCTAGTCAGCCGTGGGCGGCGGTGCACCGGTTCCCTCACAGACGCAAGGTTGCGGTTCGGACTCGGAGGGGTCGGGTGCGGTGTTCTGCTCAAGGGGGGAGAGGTACCGCTAGTTGGGAGCGTTTGAACCGGGTTGGATCGCTCCCGGGTGTCCGGGTCTCTCCCGGGTGGTGCGGGGGCGGCGTCGTGCTGAAGGCGGGAGAGGTGCCGCTACTGGGGAGCGTTACAACCGGGTTTGGTCGCTACAGGATGGAGCGGGGCGGCGTCGTGCTGAAGGTGGAGAGGTACCTCTACGGGGAGCGTTACAACCGGGTTTGGTCGCTAGGATGGAGTTGGGGCCGCTTGTGCTCAAGGCGGGAGCGGTACCGCTAGTTGGGAGCGTTTGAACCGGGTTGGATCGCTCCCGGGTGTCCGGGTCTCTCCCGGGTGGTGCGGGGGCGGCGTCGTGCTGAAGGCGGGAGAGGTGCCGCTACTGGGGAGCGTTACAACCGGGTTTGGTCGCTACAGGATGGAGCTGGGGCCGCTTGTGCTCAAGGGGGGAGAGGTGCCGCTAGTTGGGAGCGTTTGAACCGGGTTGGATCGCTCCCGGGTGTCCGGGTCTCTCCCGGGTGGACCTGGACGGGCCCGGGTGAACCAGGATCCCACGGCCCTACCCGGCCGTCAGGGTCCGTGAGATCACCAGCAGCTGGATCTCCGAGGCGCCCTCGACGACTCGCAGCATGCGTAGGTGCCGCAGCACGCGCTCGACGGGTCCGGACTTCATCAGCCCCATGCCGCCGAAGACCTGCAGGCACCGGTCCGCCACGTCGTAGGCGCGCTCCGTGGCGTAGTACTTGACGATCGACGCGTCCAGCATCGGGTTCTGCCCTCGTCGACCGCCCAGGCCAGGTGGTAGACCAACCACCGCATCGACTCGATGTCCACCTTGCTCTGCGCCAGGGGGAAACTCGCACCCTGGAACGCGGCCAGTGGCTTGCCGAAGGCGGTACGGGCCTGCACGTGTGCTGTGGCCGCTTCCAGGCTGAACTCGGCCAGCCCGAGCGCCTGCGCGCCGATGTAGGCACGCCCGGCGTTGAGGAACTCCATCGCCGCGAAGAAGCCCAAGCCCACTTCGCCGATCACGTGGTCGGCGGGAACCCACGTGTCCTCGAAGAACAGCTCGCCGGGATGGGTGTCGGAGATGTTCCACTGCGTCGGTCCGCGGCGGAATTGATCGGCCGGGACGAGGAACGCGGTGATGCCCCCGGCGGCACGCTTCTGAGGGTCTGTGACTGCAAAGACCACCGCGAAGTCGGCTTCCTGGGCGTTCGTGATGTAGTGCTTGTGGCCGTTGATCCGCCAGCCGTCACCGTCCTTGATCGCCCGGGTCCGGATGGCCTGGGCGTCGGAGCCGGCCTCCGGCTCGGTCAGTGCGAAGCACCCGGACTTCGTTCCGGTCACGACTGGCCGGACCCACTGCTCGATGAGGTGCTCGGGAAGCTTGAGCAGCAGCGAGTTCGGCCCTGCGGGGTTCGGCGGGGAGATCGCGGTCATGGCCAAGCGCGAGCCACTGCGGGCGGCGTCCTCGACCAGCGCCGTCATGCCCAGCGTGCTCAGTCCCTGGCCGCCCACGGACTCCGGCATGTGCGCGGCGAAGAAGCCGGCGTCCACGGACAGCGCACGCACGCGGGCCATGGCTTCGACGACCACCGCCTTGTCGGGGTACGGGGTGTCCCACTGGGCCGCGATCTCATCCTCGATCGGCTGGATCTGCCGGGTGACGAAGTCGGCGAAGGCAGCCCGCAGCGCGGTGATCTCCTCAGGAAACGTGAAATCCATGTGCGCATCGTTGCACGCCCATCGGGGCGGGCAGGCGCAGTCCTGCGATCAGCCCGAGGCCATTTGCAGGTCGCGCTGTTCCACAGCGGTGCGCACGCGGCGCAGCACGACCTCCATGGCGGCGTCGGTACTGTGCAGCGTGCCCGTCACCGCGTGGGCCCCGGCTTCCCGCGCGGCCGATGCGATGCGTTGCGACATCACGCCGGGGGCCAACAGGAAGGGGCAGACACAGATGTTGGAGTAGCCCGCCGAGCGCAAGTCCGCCACTGCGTCGGCGATGCGCGGTCCGGGACCGGATGCGAAGGCCACGGCGGAGGCGCCCCACCCGTGGGTGCGCCACTCGAGGGCCAGGGCGGCGTGGCGGCTGCGAGCCGACGCGTAGCTGGAACCCGCGGACGCCAGGACCACCGCCGTCCCGGGATCGGGCCGGTGGCCGGCCGACTTCAGCACCGCGTCCAGCCCTTTGAGCAGGTACGGGTCTGCTCCCATGGGTGCCGAGACCACGATCCGGGCCTGCGGGTAGGCGGCCTGGGTGGCAGCGGTGAAGGCGGGGACGTCCTGCGTCGCGTGGTACGCGGTGGTGAGCAGCATGGGCACGACCACGAGGTCGTGGATGTGCTTGGACGCCAGATAGTTCACGGCGCCGTCCAGGCGCGGCCGGTCGAGGTCCAGGCTCGCCTGCGCGACGAACGCGCCGAGCCGGTGGCCGACCCGGCGGGCCAGCAGGTCAGCAGCCAGTCGGGCTCGCGGATCC harbors:
- a CDS encoding sirohydrochlorin chelatase; this encodes MSRAARDTISLPPPPADFGVVLLSHGSADPRARLAADLLARRVGHRLGAFVAQASLDLDRPRLDGAVNYLASKHIHDLVVVPMLLTTAYHATQDVPAFTAATQAAYPQARIVVSAPMGADPYLLKGLDAVLKSAGHRPDPGTAVVLASAGSSYASARSRHAALALEWRTHGWGASAVAFASGPGPRIADAVADLRSAGYSNICVCPFLLAPGVMSQRIASAAREAGAHAVTGTLHSTDAAMEVVLRRVRTAVEQRDLQMASG